A window of Jannaschia sp. M317 contains these coding sequences:
- a CDS encoding host attachment family protein, with protein MTGIPHNTLVVVSDSEKALFLINRTDAENPNFDLIRKDEEENPPAREQAANRRGRVQESAGSGVSAYEDTDFHELQKERFAADLADKLYKMAHAGKFEKLVIVASPQVLGVVRDEMHKEVRDKLIGTVDKTLTNHPVHEIEEIVTGALRDAA; from the coding sequence ATGACCGGTATTCCGCACAACACCCTGGTCGTCGTTTCCGACAGCGAAAAGGCCCTGTTTCTGATCAATCGCACCGACGCCGAAAACCCGAACTTCGACTTGATCCGCAAGGACGAGGAGGAAAACCCTCCGGCCCGCGAACAGGCCGCAAACCGACGCGGCCGCGTTCAGGAAAGCGCGGGATCCGGGGTTTCCGCCTACGAGGACACGGATTTTCACGAGCTGCAAAAGGAACGCTTTGCAGCCGACCTGGCAGACAAGCTGTACAAGATGGCGCATGCGGGCAAGTTCGAGAAGCTGGTGATCGTTGCCTCACCCCAGGTCTTGGGCGTTGTCCGCGACGAGATGCACAAGGAGGTCCGCGACAAGTTGATCGGGACGGTCGACAAGACCCTGACCAACCACCCCGTGCACGAAATCGAAGAGATCGTGACCGGGGCGCTGCGTGACGCGGCCTAG
- a CDS encoding superoxide dismutase, with protein sequence MAFDLPDLPYAHDALAAKGMSKETLEYHHDLHHKAYVDNGNKLIAGTEWEGKSLEEIITGTYDAGSVAQNGIFNNISQLWNHNQFWEMMGPGTYAMPGELEKAIVDSFGSVDEFKSQFSAAGAGQFGSGWAWLVKDTDGGLKVTKTENGVNPVCFGQTALLGCDVWEHSYYIDFRNKRPAYLTNFLDNLVNWENVASRM encoded by the coding sequence ATGGCATTCGACCTTCCCGATCTTCCCTATGCTCACGACGCGCTGGCCGCAAAGGGCATGTCCAAAGAGACGCTGGAATATCACCACGACCTGCACCACAAGGCCTATGTCGACAACGGCAACAAGCTGATCGCGGGCACCGAGTGGGAGGGCAAGTCCCTCGAAGAGATCATCACCGGCACCTATGATGCCGGTTCGGTGGCGCAAAACGGAATTTTCAACAACATCAGCCAGCTCTGGAACCACAACCAGTTCTGGGAAATGATGGGGCCCGGCACCTACGCCATGCCCGGTGAGCTGGAAAAAGCGATCGTCGACAGCTTCGGCTCTGTCGATGAGTTCAAATCGCAGTTCTCTGCTGCGGGTGCGGGTCAGTTCGGATCTGGCTGGGCTTGGCTGGTCAAGGACACCGATGGCGGTCTCAAGGTGACCAAGACCGAAAACGGCGTGAACCCGGTCTGCTTTGGTCAGACGGCCTTGTTGGGCTGCGACGTGTGGGAACATTCCTACTACATCGATTTCCGCAACAAGCGGCCTGCCTATCTGACCAACTTCCTCGACAACCTGGTGAACTGGGAAAACGTCGCCTCGCGCATGTAA
- a CDS encoding sarcosine oxidase subunit alpha family protein, translated as MSTRLATGGRLIDRTRPVNFTFDGRSLRGYEGDTLASALLANGHLVMGRSFKYHRPRSVVAAGPEEPNALMTIGKGGHLTPNQRATEQPLTSGLVARSQNAWPSLGFDVGRLNDLGSRFLPAGFYYKTFMHPRPLWKHLFEPVIRKAAGLGPAPVAPDADRYEFTYAFCDTLVVGGGIAGLTAALGAAQAGERVILVERARHWGGRTPVDGAVIDGLPAEDWIKNTLQHLENMTNVTLVSHCEGSGVYDHGYVLCNEILGEGSGPRERVWRIRTGRVITATGAIERPLSFAGNDVPGVLLAGALRDYVANYGVSLGDRTVIVTNNDDAYRTAKTLVEAGLQVPAILDARTKAESPLISEVRALGVNVHMGRGIAGVMGDGRVTGVKVCLQAGEGSVLQEIACDCVAMSGGWSPVVHLWSHCGGKLFWDAERAMFRPDRNHPPTDGTGNGFVQAVGAASGALTTADILDDAAASVGLAPPTTDLRQEAPIEPVWVMPQGAGVKLRARMWLDYQNDVKVSDVRLAAQEGFESVEHAKRYTTLGMATDQGKLSNINGLAVLASRLDTAIPDVGTTTFRPPYTPVTIGALAGEARGDLFQPLRRTPIHDWHDAQGAYWEPVGHWRRPYCYPKTSESHAEAVQREVNVTRQAVGILDASTLGKILVRGPDAGRFLDMLYTNMMSTLKPGRCRYGLMCDENGFLIDDGVVARIDEQTWLCHTTTGGADRIHGWMEDWLQCEWWDWQVHTVNLTEQFAQIAVVGPKARAVLESLGGMDVSADALPFMAWADGVLGGFNVRMYRISFSGELSYEISVPASQGRALWDVLWQAGQAHGMMPYGTEALHVLRAEKGFIMIGDETDGTVIPQDLGLDWAISGKKDDYLGRRGQMRSAFHKPDRWKLVGLETLDGSVLEDGAYAIAEGSNENGQRNTEGRVTSTYYSPTLRRGIAMGLVAGGPDRMGDVLRFTRIGQDPVEARIVSPVFFDPKGEKQNV; from the coding sequence ATGAGCACGCGTCTGGCAACGGGCGGACGGCTGATCGACCGGACCCGCCCAGTGAATTTCACCTTCGACGGGCGCAGCCTGCGCGGATACGAGGGCGATACCCTCGCTTCTGCGCTGCTGGCCAACGGGCATTTGGTGATGGGGCGTAGCTTCAAGTATCACCGGCCTCGGTCCGTCGTCGCCGCCGGACCCGAAGAGCCGAACGCGTTGATGACGATTGGCAAGGGCGGCCACCTGACACCCAACCAACGCGCGACCGAGCAGCCCCTGACCTCCGGTCTGGTCGCCCGCAGTCAGAACGCCTGGCCATCGCTGGGGTTTGACGTCGGTCGGCTGAATGATCTCGGCTCCCGCTTTCTGCCAGCAGGGTTTTATTACAAGACCTTCATGCATCCGCGTCCTTTGTGGAAACACCTGTTCGAGCCGGTGATCCGCAAGGCGGCGGGCCTTGGACCTGCGCCCGTCGCGCCCGATGCAGACCGGTACGAGTTCACCTATGCGTTCTGCGACACGCTGGTCGTGGGCGGCGGCATTGCCGGGCTGACGGCCGCCTTGGGGGCGGCACAGGCCGGGGAACGGGTGATCCTGGTGGAACGCGCGCGCCATTGGGGGGGGCGTACGCCGGTTGACGGGGCGGTCATCGACGGGCTTCCGGCCGAGGATTGGATAAAGAACACCCTTCAACATCTTGAAAACATGACCAACGTAACGCTGGTGTCCCACTGCGAGGGATCCGGCGTTTACGATCACGGCTATGTCCTGTGCAACGAAATCCTGGGCGAAGGTTCTGGCCCGCGTGAACGTGTCTGGCGCATCCGCACCGGGCGGGTCATCACGGCCACGGGTGCAATCGAACGCCCGCTGAGTTTTGCGGGCAACGATGTGCCGGGTGTTCTGCTGGCCGGGGCGCTCCGCGACTATGTAGCGAACTACGGCGTGTCGCTTGGGGATCGGACCGTGATCGTCACCAACAACGACGACGCCTATCGCACCGCAAAGACTCTGGTCGAAGCGGGCCTTCAGGTGCCTGCAATTCTGGACGCACGTACCAAGGCGGAATCCCCGTTGATCAGCGAAGTCAGGGCTTTGGGCGTCAATGTTCACATGGGTCGCGGTATTGCGGGCGTCATGGGAGATGGGCGTGTCACCGGGGTCAAGGTTTGCTTGCAGGCGGGCGAAGGGTCCGTCCTGCAGGAAATCGCCTGCGACTGCGTGGCGATGTCGGGCGGTTGGTCTCCGGTTGTGCATCTCTGGTCTCATTGCGGGGGCAAACTGTTCTGGGACGCAGAGCGGGCGATGTTCCGTCCCGACCGGAACCACCCACCGACCGATGGCACGGGCAACGGTTTCGTGCAGGCCGTGGGTGCCGCCTCTGGCGCGTTGACCACGGCGGACATCCTGGACGACGCGGCGGCATCCGTTGGGTTGGCACCACCGACCACGGACCTTAGGCAAGAGGCCCCGATAGAGCCGGTCTGGGTCATGCCTCAGGGGGCCGGGGTCAAGCTGCGCGCAAGGATGTGGTTGGATTATCAGAACGATGTGAAAGTCTCGGACGTGCGTCTCGCCGCGCAGGAAGGCTTTGAGAGCGTTGAACATGCCAAGCGCTATACCACGCTCGGCATGGCAACCGATCAGGGTAAGCTCAGCAACATCAACGGTTTGGCGGTTCTTGCGTCACGGCTCGATACGGCAATTCCGGACGTCGGCACCACGACCTTCCGCCCGCCTTACACACCGGTCACCATCGGTGCCCTGGCCGGCGAGGCAAGGGGTGACTTGTTCCAGCCCCTGCGCCGCACACCGATCCATGACTGGCACGACGCGCAGGGGGCCTATTGGGAACCGGTGGGCCATTGGCGGCGGCCGTATTGCTATCCCAAGACCAGCGAAAGCCATGCCGAAGCGGTCCAACGCGAAGTGAACGTCACGCGCCAAGCCGTTGGTATCCTTGACGCGTCTACCTTGGGAAAGATCCTGGTTCGAGGGCCGGACGCGGGGCGGTTCCTCGACATGCTTTACACAAACATGATGTCCACCTTGAAGCCGGGGCGCTGTCGCTACGGGTTGATGTGCGACGAAAATGGCTTTCTGATCGACGATGGTGTGGTGGCGCGCATCGACGAACAGACCTGGCTTTGCCACACCACAACGGGCGGGGCGGATCGCATCCATGGCTGGATGGAAGACTGGCTGCAATGCGAATGGTGGGACTGGCAGGTGCATACCGTCAATCTGACCGAGCAATTCGCCCAGATCGCGGTCGTCGGACCAAAGGCAAGGGCGGTGCTGGAGAGCTTGGGCGGCATGGATGTCTCCGCTGATGCGCTGCCGTTCATGGCTTGGGCGGATGGCGTGCTTGGTGGCTTTAACGTCCGTATGTATCGCATTAGTTTTTCAGGGGAATTGTCCTACGAGATTTCTGTTCCGGCAAGTCAGGGGCGTGCGCTTTGGGATGTGCTGTGGCAGGCGGGTCAGGCCCACGGGATGATGCCCTACGGCACCGAGGCGCTGCATGTGCTGCGTGCCGAAAAGGGATTTATCATGATCGGGGATGAGACGGACGGAACGGTCATTCCGCAGGATCTCGGGCTCGACTGGGCGATTTCCGGGAAGAAGGATGACTACCTTGGCAGGCGGGGCCAGATGCGGTCCGCGTTTCACAAACCGGATCGCTGGAAGCTGGTCGGCCTGGAAACGCTCGACGGTTCGGTTCTGGAAGATGGGGCCTATGCGATTGCGGAAGGCAGCAACGAAAATGGTCAACGAAATACCGAAGGTCGCGTAACATCAACCTATTACTCGCCAACGTTAAGGCGCGGCATTGCGATGGGGCTGGTTGCGGGCGGGCCAGATCGGATGGGCGATGTTCTGCGGTTCACGCGGATCGGACAGGATCCGGTCGAGGCGCGGATCGTCTCGCCTGTCTTCTTCGACCCGAAGGGGGAGAAGCAGAATGTCTGA
- a CDS encoding LysM peptidoglycan-binding domain-containing protein, giving the protein MTTNAVWGGLLAAGVVAVGVGGYMLRQQGEPEPSIDGGAAENVPLAEATSTPTPAPVPAPVAVATPDVPTAPLAGPLPTLDVVRVDAAGAAIVAGTGPAASKMTLLLDGEQVAMSQTDGQGNFVALFDIPTADLARVLTVESEDAEGTITRAAESIIVAPVFPAAPEVADIPEVTTRSVADATPVTDGGDDSSIAEPEGDLVTSVDVVEPPQDAVPADVVVAQTDPERTANVVIAQADAGVVERLQEAPSAAEEIAVEGQIIVEADPVESTTPIQPAALAATAPTSDTETPVATVAAANEPVVEPAEVPDAGKPQPIEGVNVETPAEPLVTAATRPPVAPAISAPGPAEPADVATTLSPPAVPETIAPPAPAAAAVQVASAPVPPRLFRVGPGGVTVISDPPAAQPEVIEDLGIDAISYDAAGDVQLTGRGSGDAELRIYLDNRPVQTVRVGEGGAWSSPLPNVDSGVYTLRIDELGIDGTVISRVETPFQRTAPDIARQARRDGLTAITVQPGYTLWAISEGYFGNGVQYVQIFEANRSLIRDPDLIYPGQVFALPADGDSSTGN; this is encoded by the coding sequence ATGACGACGAATGCCGTCTGGGGCGGGCTCTTGGCCGCTGGCGTGGTAGCAGTGGGCGTTGGCGGCTATATGCTGCGCCAGCAGGGTGAGCCGGAACCCTCAATCGACGGGGGGGCCGCGGAAAACGTCCCGTTGGCGGAGGCCACCTCGACACCCACACCCGCGCCTGTGCCCGCACCGGTCGCAGTCGCAACGCCTGACGTACCCACGGCGCCCTTGGCTGGCCCCTTGCCGACGCTGGACGTGGTGCGCGTCGATGCCGCCGGGGCCGCGATCGTTGCGGGAACCGGGCCTGCGGCGTCCAAGATGACGCTGCTGCTGGATGGAGAACAGGTGGCGATGTCCCAGACCGACGGGCAGGGGAATTTCGTCGCCTTGTTCGACATTCCGACCGCCGATCTGGCGCGGGTCCTGACGGTCGAATCCGAGGACGCCGAGGGTACGATCACCCGCGCAGCCGAGAGCATTATCGTCGCGCCCGTCTTTCCAGCCGCGCCAGAGGTGGCCGACATCCCGGAGGTCACGACCCGCTCGGTCGCGGATGCGACCCCGGTGACCGATGGGGGCGATGACTCTTCCATCGCGGAACCCGAAGGGGATCTGGTCACCTCCGTCGACGTTGTGGAACCCCCTCAAGACGCCGTACCTGCAGACGTTGTCGTCGCCCAAACCGACCCGGAAAGAACGGCGAATGTGGTGATTGCGCAGGCAGATGCAGGCGTGGTTGAGCGATTGCAGGAGGCGCCCTCCGCCGCCGAGGAAATTGCGGTCGAAGGCCAGATCATCGTCGAAGCCGATCCGGTGGAATCGACGACCCCCATTCAGCCTGCGGCGCTGGCGGCAACCGCGCCGACATCCGACACAGAGACCCCCGTCGCGACCGTCGCGGCCGCGAACGAACCTGTCGTCGAGCCTGCCGAGGTGCCTGACGCGGGCAAGCCACAACCCATCGAAGGCGTCAACGTCGAGACACCGGCGGAACCCTTGGTCACAGCCGCAACGCGCCCCCCGGTGGCCCCTGCGATTTCCGCACCGGGTCCCGCAGAACCAGCGGATGTGGCAACGACGCTTTCACCCCCCGCGGTGCCTGAAACCATAGCGCCGCCGGCGCCCGCTGCGGCGGCTGTTCAGGTGGCCTCCGCGCCTGTGCCGCCACGGCTGTTCCGTGTGGGGCCAGGTGGTGTCACCGTGATCAGCGATCCACCCGCCGCCCAGCCAGAGGTGATCGAGGATCTGGGCATTGATGCCATTTCGTATGACGCGGCGGGGGACGTGCAACTGACGGGGCGCGGCTCTGGCGATGCGGAACTGAGGATCTATCTGGACAATCGTCCGGTTCAGACCGTGCGCGTGGGCGAAGGCGGGGCCTGGTCTTCGCCGCTGCCCAATGTCGATAGCGGTGTGTATACCCTGCGGATTGATGAACTTGGCATCGACGGCACCGTCATCAGCCGGGTCGAGACGCCGTTTCAACGGACCGCGCCCGACATCGCGCGACAGGCCCGGCGGGACGGGCTGACCGCGATCACGGTCCAGCCGGGCTATACGCTCTGGGCGATCTCGGAGGGGTATTTTGGCAATGGCGTCCAATACGTGCAGATCTTCGAAGCCAACCGCAGTCTGATCCGCGACCCCGACCTGATCTATCCGGGACAGGTCTTTGCCCTGCCTGCGGATGGCGATTCAAGCACCGGAAACTAG
- a CDS encoding TIGR00730 family Rossman fold protein, with translation MTKSICVYCGSRDGTMPIFAEAAEALGAGIANRGWRLVYGAGDVGLMGRVARAVQAGGGDTFGVIPTHLLDWEVGKTDLTRFVVTETMHERKKVMFMNADAVVVLPGGAGTLDEFFEVLTWRQLGLHEKPIILLNIGGCWDDLLAALNGIVARGFADATLLDFVQTAPDVGTALQLLA, from the coding sequence ATGACCAAATCGATCTGCGTCTATTGCGGCTCCCGCGATGGGACCATGCCCATCTTTGCCGAGGCCGCAGAGGCGCTGGGCGCAGGCATCGCCAATCGGGGTTGGCGGCTGGTTTACGGGGCCGGTGACGTGGGGCTGATGGGTCGCGTCGCGCGCGCGGTGCAGGCCGGTGGCGGCGACACATTTGGCGTTATCCCGACGCACCTGCTGGACTGGGAGGTCGGCAAGACCGATCTGACGCGCTTTGTCGTGACCGAGACGATGCACGAGCGCAAGAAAGTCATGTTCATGAATGCCGATGCGGTCGTGGTTCTGCCGGGTGGGGCGGGGACGCTGGATGAATTCTTCGAAGTGCTGACCTGGCGCCAGCTGGGGCTGCACGAAAAGCCGATCATCCTGCTTAACATCGGCGGATGCTGGGACGACTTGCTGGCCGCACTGAACGGTATCGTCGCACGCGGCTTTGCCGATGCGACCCTGCTGGATTTCGTGCAGACGGCCCCGGATGTCGGGACCGCCCTACAGTTGCTGGCCTAG
- a CDS encoding ABC transporter ATP-binding protein/permease, whose translation MRRTTLTTTEAPTNGLEIIRRVAPYLWPDGQPWVKRRVVGALFMLVVAKIIAVTTPFFYKAAVDGLSGDVPTAAWTMGVGAVGLTVAYGMARALNIGFQQLRDVIFARVGQRALRQLASETFTHMHRLSMRYHITRKTGGLSRIIERGVKGVDFLLRFLLFSIGPLVLELLLISIILFFVFDVWYLIIVLTTIAAYVAFTFKVTEWRVRIRKQMNDQDTDANQKAIDSLLNFETVKYFGAERREAERYDGAMELYEQAALKTSYSLAFLNFGQSVLITAGLVGVMVLAARGVQAGDLTVGDFVMVNAYMVQITMPLNFLGTVYREIRQALVDMGEMFGLLEQPSEVQDKPKAGALNVTGGKIEFRDIWFGYDAERPILQGVSLSVEAGETVAVVGPSGSGKSTIGRLLFRFYDVNQGSVLIDGQDVRDVTQESLHARIGVVPQDTVLFNDTLRYNIAYGRPEATHAEIEEAARAAKIDGFIRGLPDGFDTTVGERGLKLSGGEKQRVGIARTLLKNPPILLLDEATSALDTETEQEIQGELRAMSKGRSVITIAHRLSTVVDADRIVVLEKGHIVEEGTHDDLLALHGRYASMWHRQQAEEEAA comes from the coding sequence ATGCGCCGAACGACTTTGACCACGACCGAGGCACCGACCAACGGCCTTGAAATCATCCGCCGGGTGGCGCCCTATCTCTGGCCTGATGGCCAACCTTGGGTGAAGCGTCGCGTGGTCGGTGCGCTGTTCATGTTGGTGGTGGCCAAGATCATCGCGGTGACCACGCCGTTCTTTTACAAGGCTGCGGTTGACGGTTTGTCAGGCGATGTGCCGACGGCGGCCTGGACCATGGGCGTCGGGGCCGTGGGCCTGACGGTCGCCTATGGCATGGCGCGCGCGCTCAACATCGGGTTTCAGCAGCTGCGCGACGTGATCTTTGCCCGTGTCGGGCAACGGGCGCTGCGACAGCTTGCCTCCGAAACGTTCACCCACATGCACCGCCTGTCGATGCGCTATCACATCACGCGCAAGACCGGAGGGTTGAGCCGGATCATCGAACGCGGCGTCAAGGGTGTCGATTTCCTGCTGCGATTCCTGCTATTCTCGATCGGGCCCCTCGTGCTGGAGCTTCTGCTGATCTCCATCATTTTGTTTTTTGTCTTTGACGTTTGGTATCTGATCATCGTCCTGACAACGATCGCCGCCTACGTCGCCTTTACGTTCAAGGTGACAGAATGGCGGGTTCGTATTCGCAAGCAGATGAACGACCAGGATACGGATGCGAACCAGAAAGCCATCGATAGCCTGCTGAATTTCGAGACCGTGAAATACTTCGGCGCCGAACGCCGCGAGGCGGAGCGGTATGACGGCGCGATGGAGCTGTATGAACAGGCCGCGTTGAAGACGTCTTATTCGTTGGCTTTCCTGAATTTTGGCCAATCCGTTCTGATCACGGCGGGGTTGGTCGGGGTCATGGTCCTTGCCGCGCGCGGCGTTCAGGCCGGGGATCTGACCGTCGGCGATTTCGTCATGGTCAACGCCTACATGGTGCAGATCACCATGCCGCTGAACTTCCTTGGAACCGTTTATCGCGAAATACGCCAGGCGCTGGTGGATATGGGCGAGATGTTCGGATTGTTGGAACAGCCTTCCGAAGTGCAGGACAAGCCGAAGGCAGGGGCGTTGAACGTCACTGGCGGCAAGATCGAATTCCGCGACATCTGGTTTGGATACGATGCTGAACGGCCGATCCTGCAGGGCGTATCGCTGTCCGTAGAGGCGGGCGAGACGGTTGCGGTCGTGGGGCCCTCGGGTTCGGGCAAATCAACGATCGGTCGATTGTTGTTCCGGTTTTACGATGTGAACCAAGGGTCCGTTTTGATCGACGGACAGGACGTGCGGGATGTCACGCAAGAAAGCCTGCACGCGCGCATCGGGGTGGTGCCGCAGGACACTGTTCTGTTCAACGACACGCTGCGCTACAACATCGCCTATGGTCGCCCCGAAGCAACCCATGCAGAAATCGAGGAGGCCGCGCGCGCGGCCAAGATCGACGGGTTCATTCGTGGCCTGCCCGACGGCTTTGACACGACGGTGGGCGAACGTGGGTTGAAATTGTCGGGGGGCGAAAAGCAGCGGGTGGGCATAGCGCGCACCCTTTTGAAAAACCCTCCAATCCTGCTCCTCGACGAAGCGACCTCTGCTTTGGACACGGAAACGGAGCAGGAAATTCAAGGGGAGCTGCGGGCGATGTCAAAGGGACGGTCCGTCATCACCATCGCGCACCGACTGTCGACAGTCGTGGATGCGGATCGGATCGTCGTCCTGGAAAAGGGCCACATCGTCGAGGAGGGTACGCATGACGACTTGCTGGCCCTGCACGGACGCTATGCCAGCATGTGGCACCGCCAGCAGGCAGAGGAAGAGGCCGCTTAG
- a CDS encoding sarcosine oxidase subunit beta family protein yields MRRFSAFAIAREALRHHEGWGRTWAKRPPKPRYDVIIVGAGGHGLATAYYLGKNFGITNVAILEKGWLGGGNTGRNTTIIRSNYLQDPSAAIYEKSRSLYETLSQDLNYNIMFSPRGVIMLAQTHHEVRGYKRTAHANSLQGVTTEWIGPQRVKELCPIMNIEGPRYPVLGGLWQARGGTARHDAVAWGLARACTDMGMDIIQKCEVTGIRRDGGRVAGVDTSQGPIDCDKLGVVVAGHSGVLAEMAGFRLPLESVALQALVSEPIKPCMDVVVMANTVHGYMSQSDKGEMVIGGGTDGFNNYTQRGSFHHIEETLRALVETFPMISRLKMLRQWGGIVDVTGDRSPILSKTPVDGMFVNCGWGTGGFKAIPGSGWGMAELIAKGQSPLTAEFGMERFREGRFIDESVAAGVAH; encoded by the coding sequence ATGAGACGCTTTTCCGCATTCGCCATTGCCCGAGAGGCATTGCGCCATCACGAGGGTTGGGGCCGCACCTGGGCCAAGCGCCCGCCCAAGCCCCGCTATGACGTCATCATCGTCGGGGCGGGCGGCCACGGATTGGCCACGGCGTACTATTTGGGCAAGAATTTCGGCATCACCAATGTCGCGATCCTGGAAAAAGGATGGCTGGGCGGCGGCAATACCGGTCGCAACACGACGATCATCCGGTCGAATTACCTGCAGGATCCGTCGGCTGCGATCTACGAAAAATCCCGTTCGCTCTATGAAACGCTGAGCCAGGACCTGAACTACAACATCATGTTCAGTCCCCGCGGTGTGATCATGCTGGCGCAGACCCACCATGAGGTGCGCGGCTACAAACGGACGGCGCACGCCAATTCCCTGCAGGGTGTCACGACCGAATGGATCGGGCCGCAGCGGGTCAAGGAACTGTGCCCGATCATGAATATCGAGGGGCCGCGCTATCCGGTGCTGGGCGGGCTGTGGCAGGCGCGCGGGGGCACGGCGCGCCACGATGCGGTGGCCTGGGGTCTGGCGCGGGCCTGTACCGACATGGGTATGGATATCATCCAGAAATGCGAGGTGACCGGCATTCGCCGCGATGGGGGCCGCGTGGCGGGCGTGGACACGTCACAGGGACCGATCGATTGCGACAAACTTGGCGTCGTGGTTGCCGGGCATTCCGGTGTTCTGGCCGAGATGGCGGGCTTTCGTCTGCCGCTGGAATCGGTGGCGCTGCAGGCGCTCGTCTCTGAACCGATCAAGCCCTGCATGGACGTCGTCGTGATGGCCAACACCGTTCACGGCTACATGAGCCAGTCCGACAAGGGCGAGATGGTGATCGGCGGCGGTACCGACGGGTTCAACAACTACACGCAGCGCGGGTCGTTCCACCATATCGAGGAAACGCTGCGCGCCCTGGTCGAGACATTCCCGATGATCTCCCGGTTGAAGATGCTGAGGCAATGGGGCGGCATCGTGGATGTGACCGGCGACCGGTCTCCGATCCTGTCCAAGACACCGGTGGACGGGATGTTCGTGAACTGCGGCTGGGGCACCGGGGGGTTCAAGGCGATTCCGGGATCCGGCTGGGGGATGGCAGAGCTGATCGCCAAGGGACAGTCCCCCCTGACCGCCGAATTCGGAATGGAGCGATTCCGCGAAGGCCGATTCATCGACGAAAGCGTAGCGGCGGGGGTGGCCCACTGA
- a CDS encoding sarcosine oxidase subunit delta: protein MLSLTCPNCGLTVEETELAPGGEAHLKRFGPASSDAEFEEYLFLRDNAKGVHFERWRHAYGCGKWFLAARDTATLEVFGTYSAQTTEPPAEILARIRERKGA from the coding sequence ATGCTGAGCCTGACTTGCCCCAACTGCGGCCTGACGGTGGAAGAGACCGAGCTGGCACCGGGCGGTGAAGCGCATCTGAAACGCTTTGGCCCGGCGTCGTCGGACGCAGAGTTCGAGGAATACCTGTTCCTGCGCGACAACGCCAAAGGCGTCCATTTCGAACGTTGGCGGCATGCCTACGGCTGCGGCAAATGGTTCCTGGCGGCACGTGACACCGCCACGCTGGAAGTTTTCGGAACCTACAGCGCCCAGACAACCGAGCCCCCGGCCGAAATCCTGGCGCGCATCCGCGAAAGGAAGGGCGCATGA
- a CDS encoding sarcosine oxidase subunit gamma, with amino-acid sequence MSDVTVSVLPPVGMITIRGGFDTLRGPVAQVTGLDLPSRRMAVWGEGRGLLWMSPDELMLTCDYDDAPAISDALQSAFGPGFATAAVVSDARQAFDLKGEGAQVILSKLAPVDFAALAPSEVRRTRLAQVPAALWRQDDGWRLVCFRSVAVYVEGLLRNAAA; translated from the coding sequence ATGTCTGACGTGACCGTCTCCGTCTTGCCGCCCGTCGGTATGATCACGATCCGCGGCGGCTTCGACACGCTGCGCGGCCCGGTCGCGCAGGTCACAGGGCTGGATCTGCCATCGCGACGCATGGCGGTGTGGGGCGAAGGGCGCGGCCTTTTGTGGATGTCCCCTGACGAGTTGATGTTGACCTGTGATTACGACGACGCGCCGGCGATCTCCGACGCATTGCAGTCGGCGTTCGGACCGGGTTTCGCAACCGCCGCCGTGGTAAGTGACGCGCGGCAAGCGTTTGACCTGAAGGGCGAGGGCGCGCAGGTGATCTTGTCCAAACTGGCCCCTGTGGATTTCGCCGCGCTTGCCCCGTCTGAGGTGCGACGCACCCGGCTGGCCCAGGTTCCCGCCGCACTTTGGCGACAGGACGATGGCTGGCGTCTCGTCTGTTTCCGGTCGGTCGCGGTCTATGTTGAAGGGCTTCTTCGGAACGCCGCCGCTTGA